A stretch of the Synechocystis sp. PCC 7338 genome encodes the following:
- a CDS encoding serine/threonine-protein kinase — protein MFLSSWKSLEGKYLEGSYVLQFLLGTGGFGAVFLAESVGEMAIANVAIKLVIWDDQREQQQIQELELATTLEHEKLIRFYSSFLTEMEGHRFLVLVMELAEYSLRNRLEQLAEGELLPESERDQVMGSVLEALCFLHGQGIVHRDIKPDNILWAQGHWKVADFGISRVLGETTSTKTSVDGMSVCYRYMPPEAVHGIISPHWDIWSLGILMTILLTGKHPFPHTDAVGLLWKISHELPIFTDKIDPLYEKIISGCLVKDRYKRWNAKKLFSYFTIARGTRNTQDEIEHFLNERLEEIEVLREHDDYQEIITICEIILGLQLDHYEAWYIKGEAYSCLDQYRQALDAYEHSISCNPNYAMAVHARNYVKQKLENLTLS, from the coding sequence ATGTTTTTGTCGTCCTGGAAGAGCTTGGAAGGAAAATATTTGGAAGGAAGCTATGTCCTCCAGTTTTTACTGGGAACTGGTGGTTTTGGCGCAGTATTTCTGGCGGAGTCCGTTGGGGAAATGGCGATCGCCAATGTAGCAATCAAGTTGGTGATCTGGGATGACCAGAGGGAACAACAGCAGATCCAAGAGTTGGAGTTGGCCACCACCCTCGAACATGAAAAGTTGATCCGATTTTACAGTTCCTTTCTGACCGAGATGGAGGGACATCGCTTTCTGGTGTTGGTGATGGAATTGGCAGAATATTCCCTGAGAAATCGTTTGGAGCAGTTGGCAGAGGGGGAATTGTTGCCAGAGTCAGAACGGGATCAGGTGATGGGGTCAGTGTTGGAAGCGCTCTGTTTTCTCCATGGGCAGGGCATTGTCCATCGGGATATTAAGCCAGACAACATACTCTGGGCGCAAGGCCATTGGAAGGTGGCGGATTTTGGTATTTCCCGTGTTCTGGGGGAAACGACTAGCACCAAAACCAGTGTCGATGGCATGAGTGTCTGTTATCGCTATATGCCCCCGGAGGCGGTACACGGAATTATTTCTCCCCATTGGGATATTTGGTCTTTGGGAATTCTAATGACTATCTTGCTGACAGGGAAGCACCCTTTTCCCCATACGGATGCGGTAGGTTTGTTGTGGAAAATCAGCCATGAGTTGCCGATATTTACGGACAAGATTGATCCTCTTTACGAAAAAATTATCTCAGGGTGTTTGGTTAAGGATCGCTACAAACGCTGGAATGCGAAAAAGTTATTTTCCTATTTCACAATTGCTAGGGGTACAAGAAATACCCAAGACGAGATAGAGCATTTTCTGAATGAAAGGTTGGAGGAGATTGAAGTTTTGAGAGAACATGATGATTATCAGGAAATTATTACTATTTGTGAAATTATCCTAGGACTTCAACTGGATCACTATGAAGCTTGGTATATCAAGGGAGAGGCCTATTCTTGTTTAGATCAGTATCGGCAAGCCTTAGATGCCTATGAGCACTCGATTAGCTGTAATCCTAATTATGCGATGGCGGTACACGCTAGGAATTACGTTAAACAAAAACTTGAAAATCTCACACTTTCTTAG
- a CDS encoding sugar porter family MFS transporter, with protein MNPSSSPPQSTANVKFVLLISGVAALGGFLFGFDTAVINGAVAALQKHFQTDSLLTGLSVSLALLGSALGAFGAGPIADRHGRVKTMILAAVLFTLSSIGSGLPFTIWDFIFWRVLGGIGVGAASVIAPAYIAEVSPAHLRGRLGSLQQLAIVSGIFIALLSNWFIASMAGGSAQNSWLFGAAAWRWMFWTELIPALLYGICAFLIPESPRYLMALGQEEKAAAILHKVEGGDVAGRIEEIRKTVSLDHKPRFRDLLTRRGGLLPIVWIGMGLSALQQFVGINVIFYYSSVLWRSVGFTEEKSLLITVITGFINILTTLVAIAFVDKFGRKPLLLMGSIGMTITLGILSVVFGGATVVNGQPTLTGAAGVIALVTANLYVFSFGFSWGPIVWVLLGEMFNNKIRAAALSVAAGVQWIANFIISTTFPPLLDTVGLGPAYGLYATSAAISIFFIWFFVKETKGKTLEQM; from the coding sequence ATGAACCCCTCCTCTTCCCCTCCCCAATCTACGGCTAATGTTAAGTTTGTCCTCCTGATTTCGGGAGTAGCGGCCCTGGGGGGGTTTCTGTTTGGCTTTGATACAGCGGTGATCAATGGCGCCGTGGCGGCTCTACAAAAACATTTTCAGACTGACAGTCTGTTAACGGGTTTATCAGTGTCCCTGGCCCTATTGGGATCAGCATTGGGAGCCTTTGGTGCGGGCCCGATCGCCGATCGCCATGGACGGGTCAAAACCATGATTCTAGCGGCGGTACTATTCACCCTCAGTTCTATTGGATCAGGTTTACCTTTTACCATTTGGGATTTTATTTTCTGGCGGGTGTTGGGAGGTATTGGGGTGGGGGCCGCTAGTGTGATTGCCCCGGCCTACATTGCGGAAGTGTCGCCGGCCCATCTGCGGGGGCGTTTAGGGTCTTTGCAACAGTTGGCCATTGTCTCCGGTATTTTCATTGCCTTGTTGAGTAATTGGTTTATTGCCTCGATGGCAGGGGGATCGGCCCAAAATTCCTGGCTATTCGGGGCGGCGGCCTGGCGCTGGATGTTCTGGACGGAACTAATTCCCGCCTTGCTCTACGGCATTTGTGCTTTCCTGATTCCCGAATCGCCCCGGTATTTAATGGCCCTAGGGCAAGAAGAAAAGGCGGCGGCCATTTTGCACAAGGTGGAGGGGGGAGACGTGGCCGGTCGCATTGAAGAAATCCGGAAAACGGTCAGCCTAGACCACAAACCCCGCTTTCGTGATCTGCTCACTCGTCGGGGAGGATTATTGCCCATTGTCTGGATTGGCATGGGGCTATCGGCATTACAACAGTTTGTTGGCATTAATGTAATTTTTTATTACAGCAGTGTGCTCTGGCGATCGGTGGGTTTTACCGAAGAAAAGTCTTTGTTAATCACCGTGATCACTGGTTTTATCAACATCCTCACCACCCTAGTGGCGATCGCCTTTGTGGATAAATTTGGCCGTAAGCCTTTGTTACTCATGGGCTCCATTGGTATGACCATTACCCTGGGTATCCTTTCCGTGGTATTTGGGGGGGCAACGGTGGTCAATGGCCAACCTACCCTGACGGGAGCCGCTGGGGTAATTGCCTTGGTGACAGCTAATCTTTACGTCTTCAGTTTTGGCTTTTCCTGGGGCCCCATTGTTTGGGTGTTATTGGGGGAAATGTTTAATAACAAAATTCGGGCGGCGGCCCTATCGGTAGCGGCGGGGGTACAGTGGATTGCGAACTTTATTATTTCCACTACTTTTCCTCCTCTGCTGGACACGGTGGGTTTAGGCCCAGCCTACGGTTTATATGCCACTTCAGCGGCTATTTCCATTTTCTTTATTTGGTTTTTTGTGAAGGAAACTAAAGGTAAAACCCTTGAGCAAATGTAA